The window TTTGGGTTTTAGGTAATCACGAATTCAATTTTGAAAAAGAATTTCTTGCACGTAATATCCGCAATTTTAATGGGGCAGTTTTGAGCGCAAATATCAGGAATGAAAAGGATAAGAGCTTTTTTGTTTTGCCTTACCAGTTATTGGAAGTTGAAGGGGTTAGAATCGCTGTTGTAGGTCTTATTCCGCCCCATATTCCGATGTGGGAATCTTCTTCGCCTTCTCACTTCAAAGGGCTGACATTTGAAGAACCCTTGGATGCTGCCCGCCGTACCGTTGATTCTTTAAAAGGTCAATATGATGTTTTGGTAGGCGCCTTTCACTTAGGCCGAAATGCCGAATACGGTTCTACAGGCGGAGTTATCGAAATTGCCAAACAAATCCCCGAATTCGATATAATTTTCGGAGGCCATGAACATGCAAGGTATGCAAGTATAGTTGACGGCGCGGACGGCGATAAGACATGGATAATAGAGCCCGGTGCCTATGGTTGGGCCTTGGCTGTCGGAGAGATAAAAGTTAAAAAAGAAAAGGACAAGTGGAAGGTTGTTTCGGTAAAGGCTGAGAACAGAGAAACAAAAAATGTTCTGCCTAATAAACCGATGGAAGAAGAATTCAAATTTGTTCATCAAACTTCTTTAAGCGATGCAAATACCGTAATAGGGAATATAACCGAGGACTTTATAAAGCGTGTCGATTATATTACGGGCGAGGATAAGGTTACTACAATGCCTACAATACAGTTGGAGGATACGGCCCTAATAGACCTTATAAATAATGTTCAGCTGTATTATACCAAGGCCGATGTATCGTCTGCTGCGGCCTTCCGTTCGGATATGAATTTAAAGGCAGGCCTTTTTAAGAAAAAAGATGTAGCCTTTATTTATAAGTATGCAAATACATTGATGGGAGTAAATATAACCGGTGAGAACCTTTTAAAATATATGGAATGGTCAGCTTCCTATTATAATACTACCAAAAAAGGTGATGTAACAATTTCTTTTGATCCTAAGATCCGAAGCTATAATTACGATATGTTTGAGGGTTTGACCTATGATATTGATATCTCTCAAGCACCTGAAAACAGGATTAAAAATGCAAGGATAAAAGGAAAGCCCATCGATCCGAAAAAAAACTATAAGTTGGCTGTAAATAACTACCGTTTCGGCACTTTGACAAAACTTGGTCTTATAAGCGAAAAAGATGTTTATTACGACTCCTATATGAAAATGCAGGATGCAGGACGTATAAGAGACTTGATAGTAAAATATGTTAAGGAAGTTTCAAAGGGTGTTATTAAACCTGTAACAAACAATAACTGGAAGATTATAGGCTTTGATCCCGATGTCAAGGGCAAGGAAGAAATCTTAAACAAGATTAGATCGGGCGAGATAAAGATTCCTAAATCGGAGGATGGAAGAACCCCGAATGTAAAATCCATAAATATCTATGAATTAAAATAAATAAACTTATTTAAAGTTCCGGCTGTCTTTTGGGGGGCGGCCGGAGCTTTTTTTCTGTAGTAAAACAATAAAGGCTTCTTGCTTTTTGCCTAAAAATTCTATATAATAAATAATCCTTTAGCGGTTCTTCATATTGGCCGCATTTGGTCAAGAAAAATTAAAACTTTTTTTTTAAAAAAGGAGAAAAAATCTTTTTTATTTATACAATATTAGTAGAATAAGAAAATTTTTATAGGAGAATATTGTGGCAAAAGCAAAAAACGAAGTACCGGCAGTTGCAAACCCGGATGATAAGTTAAAGGCTCTGGAGGCTGCCCGCCTTCAAATCGAAAAACAATTCGGGCAAGGCTCTTTGATGAAGTTAGGGAATAATTCCGCTATCGGAAACATAGAAATTATTCCTTCGGGAAGCATCCTTTTGGATGAAGCTCTGGGAATCGGCGGTTATCCCCGCGGCAGAATTATCGAGATATTCGGCCCCGAATCTTCGGGTAAGACTACGATAGCTCTTCATGCCGTCGCCGAGGCACAAAAGCAGGGAGGCATAGCCGCCTTTATCGATGCCGAACATGCCTTGGATCCCCAATATGCAAAAGCCTTGGGAGTAAATATTGATGAGCTTTGGGTTTCCCAACCCGATACCGGAGAACAGGCCCTTGAAATAGCAGAAAGCCTTGTACGCTCCGGAGCCGTGGACGTAATAGTAATTGACTCGGTCGCAGCCCTAACGCCTCAGGCAGAAATTGCCGGAGAAATGGGAGACTCTCATATGGGCTTACAGGCCCGCTTGATGAGCCAAGCCTTGAGAAAACTTACCGCCATTATAGGCAAGTCCAACTGTATGATAATATTTATCAACCAAATCCGAATGAAGATAGGCGTTATGTTCGGAAGTCCTGAAACAACTACGGGAGGAAATGCCCTTAAATTTTACGCCTCCGTCCGGCTGGATGTACGGAAAATTGAAACTCTCGGCAAGGACGATGATGAAGCATGGGGAAATAAGATTCGTGTAAAGGTTGTAAAAAACAAGGTCGCTCCTCCTTTTAGAAAGGTAGAAATGGAAATCCTTTTTGGAAAGGGCGTTTGTCCCTATGGAAGTCTCTTGGATTCTGCTGTCAAACAAGAGATAATAGGCAAGAGCGGGTCGTGGTATTCTTACGGGGACGACAAAATCGGTCAAGGCAGGCCCAATGCCGTTAAATTCTTAGAAGAAAACATAGACATAGCTCAAAAGATTGAAAAAGAATTGAGAGAAAAACTCTTCCCGGGCAGGCCCTTTGTTTCAAGTTTTGTCGAAAAAACAAAAGAACAAAAAGAAGCCCAGGAAAAGGCCGTAGAAGCTCTTAAAAAAGAAGAGGGTTCAAAGGAAGATGCTCTGACAGGCAATAAAGATGAAACCGATGATTCCGCTCAAAAAAATTCGGCCGCTTCAAAGGCAAAAAGGGCTGAAGTTGTAGGCCTTCCGGCGGACGACAGTCTTTTTTAAGTTTTAAAAATTTGAGTTTTTAAAAAAAATGCCGAACAATAAAAGAGGAGCGGCATTATGAGTACACAAACTTTGAGTCATATTGATACACAGGAAGTAAGCTATTCCAATACGGAATTTAAGGTGCATAACTTTGAAGGCCCATTGGATCTTCTTCTTTTTTTGATAAATAAAAACGAGGTAAATATCTACGATATTCCGATTGCAGAAATAACCGAACAATATCTGGAATACCTTGATTATGCAATTGAACCCGATTTGGATAACCTTGTCGATTTTTATTCGATGGCCGCTAATTTAATTTATATAAAAAGCAGAATGCTTTTGCCGGTTGAGGTTTCGGTTGATGATGAAGACATCGAAGACCCGCGTTCCGAGCTGGTCGATAAGCTCATCGAATATCAAAAGTACAAAAAACTTTCCGAGTTGATGGAAGAAAAAGAAAGCGAAGCGGAATGGTTTTTTGAAAGAAAAAAAATTCAGCATGCCCTGCCTTTTGGAGAAGAAGAACTTTGGGAGCGGGTAGATACTTGGGATCTTTTAAAAACCTTTTCCCAGCTTATGTCGAACTATAAGGCCGAACACATCTTAGACCTTTATGAAGAAGTTTCGGTAAACGAGAAGATTACCCTCATGAACGAGTTTTTGGAAAAAAAAGGTGAGTGTATGTTTACCGACTTGATTGTGCGCAAAGGGAATTTAATGGATGTGGTCTGTGCCTTTATGGCAATTTTAGAAGCCGTTAAATTTAAGATGGCAAGCATCTGGCAAAACAGAATGTTCGGCGATATAAAAATACGCCCATGGGAGCAGGATAATGGTTCAGAATTATAATTTGGAAAAAGAAATCTCCTTGGTTGAAGCTATCCTCTATTTGGAAGGCGACCCTTTAACCGATGAAGCTCTTTGTAAAATTTCAGGGCTTTCGCCCGAAATCGTGAGCGATGCCATCAAGGCCTTGCAGGAATCCTATGCTTCTCCCCAAAGCGGAATCGAACTTGCTAAAATGATGGGCGGCTGGGTGATAATGCCTAAAAAAGATTTGTGGGAACATTTAAAAGACCGCTACGGTAAAAAAAATGAAGGCCGTCTTTCCCGCGCAGCGATGGAAACCCTTTCTATAATCGCTTATTCCCAGCCGGTAACAAGGGCCGAAATCGAAGCTATCCGCGGCGTTTCAGCCGACAATATGATTCGCCTCCTTATTGAAAAGGACCTTATAAAAGAAGTCGGCAAAAAGGATGTCCCCGGGAAGCCTGCAATGTTCGGTACCACAAAGGAATTTTTAAAAATATTCAGGCTTAACAGCATTGCCGATCTTCCCAAGCTCGATGAAACCGAAAGAGAACGGTTTGAGCTTGCTCGATAAGAGAACCTTCGATTAAGAGAATCTTTTAGTTTTTATGATAGACGAAATAAGACTTCAAGTTTATTTAGCCCGCTGCGGAGTAGCTTCACGCAGAGCCTCTGAAAATCTCATCTTAAACGGAAGAGTAAGCGTTGACGGCAAAATAATAACCGAACTCGGTATAAAAGTTTCGGGTAAAGAAAAAATCTGTCTTGACGGAAAACAAATTTTCCCCGAGGCCGAAAAACGGTATATTCTATTGAATAAACCTGAAGGCTATGTTTGCTCATTGGCCGATGAAAAAGATAGACCCATCGCCGCCTCTCTTTTAAAAGATACCTATACCGAAAGGCTTTACAATATAGGCCGCTTGGATATGCTTTCCGGCGGAGCCATTCTTTTTACAAATGACGGAGATTTTTCTGCAAAGGTTGAGCATCCTTCTTCCGAAATCGAAAAAGAATATGAGGTAATAACCGTCTTTGAATACCCAGATGAAATCCTCCAAAAATTTTTAAGAGGGGTGCGTATCGAAGGCGTTTTTTATAAGGCTCTTTCGGCAGAACGCATATCCAAAAACAAAATGCGCATCGTTTTAATTGAAGGTAAAAATCGAGAAATCCGCCGAGTCTTAAAATTCTTCAATATAAAAATAAAAAAACTGACACGGGTCAGAATAGGCTGTGTGTATCTGGCAGACCTCCCCTCCGGCAAACACCGCCCCTTAACTTCTGAAGAGATTAAGGGTCTATTGGGGTAGGGGTGCTTTTATTCCGGAAAAATAAGTTTTATTTTGGGGCCATCAGGCTGCAGAAAATCGAGTCTTTTAAATATAATTGCAGGCATAGATAAAAACTAAAAAAGCATTTCAAGTTTTATTGCAGGAAAAATTGAAGTTATTTTTTTTATCATTTGTAAAGACGGATTTGATTTTTTTTCCAAACGCTGATAGCTGTATACATTTTTCATTCCGACTTTTTCAGATACTTGTTTTTGTGTTAGATTTACTATAAAATCTTGACAAATACTTCCGTTTTGCATTAGTATATATATCTAGAAGAAGAAAATAAACATTTTAAGGAATTTGAAACGATAAGAATGTATTCGTATGCGAAATCGGTTTAAGATTCTTTAAATACCGGGAGGATTTTCAATATGTTTAAGTTTAAAAATTTTAGATTCACAACAGCTGTGTTATTTTTATTTTCAGCTCTTAGTCTATATGGGGCTGATTTGGAAATAAAAGCTGAGGGGACTGTTCTTGCGGGGACTTTGCTTTTTCCTAAGGCAGAAAAAGCCGTCTCCGTTTGTATCATTGTTCCCGGTTCAGGGCCTATAGACCGAGACGGAAACAGCGGCTTTAATCTAAGAGCCGATACTTATAAACTCTTAGCAGAGGGACTTGCCGAAAACGGAATAGCTTCTTTTCGATACGACAAGCGCGGAGTCGGTAAAAGTCTTCCGGCTCAATTTAAAGAAGAAGACATTAGATTTGAAACAAATGTTCAAGATTTAAAGGCTATAATTTCTCATCTAAAAAGTCTTAAAAAATTTAAAAAGATATTTTTAATAGGCCATAGTGAAGGTTCTCTGGTTTCCATTCTTTGTGCAAAGACGGAAAAAGTTGACGGTTTTATTTCGATTGCAGGGGTAGGAAAAAATTCTGCAGACCTTATTTTGGAACAAATCGAAAAAAATCCCGCTAATCCTAAGGCTTTGATAAACTCTTCCAAACAGATTATAGAAAAACTAAAAGGCGGTAAAATGGAAGAAAATGTTCCGCTTGTTTTAAACAGCTTATTTAGAAAATCGGTTCAGCCCTATTTGATTTCTTGGTTTAAGTATGAACCCAAAAAAGAAATTGCTCAATTGAAAATACCCGTTTTGGTTATTCAGGGCGGAAATGACATTCAGGTAGGAGTTGAAGATTCAAAGCTTTTAAGCTCTGCAAAAGAGGGTATAGAATTAAAAATTATCGAAAAGATGACTCATACCTTAAAAGAAATTAATTCTCCTCAGGAACAAATGAAAACTTATATAGATCCGTCTTATCCGATTTCAAAGGATTTAGTTTTAGCCATTACGGAGTTTGTCAATAAAAATTAAGCCGATTTAAAAAATCATATTGAGCTAAGTAAATATTTAATGCCGAATTATTAAGCAACCTCCTTGATTTTACACAATAATATGTGTAAAATATACTATAGAGGTAAATGCTATGGCAACTAATCTTGCAATAAATGAAGAGCTGCTTGATACAGCCTATAAGATAGGCGGATATAGCACAAAAAAAGAAACGGTAAATACGGCTCTTGAAGAATTTATTAAAAGACGAAAATCCGAAGATCTTATAAAACTATTCGGGCAAGTAGAATATGATCCTCATTATAATTATAAAAAAATGAGATTGAGATGAAATTTGTATTGGCCGATACTTCAGTGTGGTCTCTTGCTTTTAGAAAAAAGCAGCTTACAAGTGATGACAAAAAATTATTGGATTATCTTTCTAATATTGACTTGGCAGATATTGGGAGACCTTTATGAGTATTTTAGAAAACACATTGAATTCGATCAAACCCGTTTCGGAAGAAGAAGGAAAAAAGGCCAAGCTTTTTTGGGACAGCCTTGCTCATCCGCCGGGCTCTTTGGGGGCTCTTGAAGAGATGACGGTCAGACTTGCAAAAATCAAGGGCTTTGACAATTTAAAAATCGATAAAAAAATAACGGCTGTTTTTTGTGCGGATAATGGGGTTTATGCGGAAAAAATTACCTCCCAGCCCCAGATTACCACCTTCTTGCTTGCCGAGATTATGCACACGGGAAAAACAGGTTTAGGAACAATTTCAAAATGGGCAGAAAGCGGTATTAGGGTTTACGATGTCGGGATGATAAAAACGAGCGAACGGAAAAATGTCATCAATAAAAAGATAAAATTCGGTACGGAAAATATAGCCCAAGGTCCTGCGATGAGCCGCAAAGACTGTATCCGCATGATTGAAACCGGAATAGAGGCGGCCTTTGAAATCGCTGATGAAGGCTTCGATATTGCAGGAATAGGGGAGCTGGGTATTTGCAATACTACCACAACGGCGGCTGTGCTTTCAGGCCTTTGCGGAGTAGAGCCTGAACTGACTGTCGGCCGCGGGGCTTCTACGACAGAGGCTATGTATGAGCTCAAGATTAAGATCGTAAAAAAAGCTATCGAAATAAACGCCCCAAAAAAAGGCGATTCAATCGATTGTATTTCGAAAGTCGGAGGCTTTGATATTGCGGCAATGTGCGGCTGTTACATAGGTCTTGCCGCCCGCGGAATTCCTGCCGTAATCGACGGTTATATTTCGAGTCTTGCAGCCCTCTGTGCCGTAAACTTAAATCCTCTTGTAAGGGATTACCTTTTTGCTTCTCATAAGTCGGAAGAAAGGGGAGCTAAGATATGCACCGCTGAGCTTGGAATCGAGCCCGTCTTAAGTATGAAAATGCGTTTGGGAGAAGGAAGCGGCTGTCCTCTCTTATTTAAGATGCTTGAAGGGGCAGTCTTTACCATGCAAAATATGGGAAAATTTACCGAAACCATGATAGACGGAGCCGATTTAGTGGATATCAGGAAGGAACAGAATCCTTAAAATTCCCTATTGACTAATTCTCTTCTTTATAGTATTATGCGTTCTTACTCGTATTTTCATTGAAACACGGGTTTTATATTGAAATTTTGGGTTAATCCCGGGAGGTTTACGTGGTAAAAATCAGACTAAAAAGACTCGGAACTAAAAAACGCCCTTATTATCGAATTGTTGTTCAGGATGTAAGAGAACCCCGAAACGGCAAAACCATCGATGAAGTCGGCATTTATCATCCGATCGAAACGGCAGAAAAACAGATTTCTTTTGATGCCGATAAGGTTAGAAACTGGTTGGGAAAAGGTGCACAGCCTACCGACACAGTTAGACGCTTACTTAACAAAAAAGAATTCACTCTATAAGTGTAAAATCACTTGACAGGTGAAAAGGAAAACAAAATGCAAAAAGATTTAATAGAATACATTGCCAAATCCCTCGTTGACGATCCTTCCGCCGTAACGGTATCGGAAAGTGAAAACGAAAAAGGAACGGTCATTGAGCTTAAAGTAGCCTCAGGCGACATCGGCAAGGTAATCGGAAAGCAGGGAAGAATCGCAAAGTCGATCAGAACCTTGCTGAGCGCAAGTGCAGGAAAGTCGGGAAAGCGTTATTCGCTTGAAATTGTAGACTAATAATGGATTTGCTTGCAACAGGACGAATCCGCGGTACCTTCGGGATCGAAGGGTTTGTAAAAGTTGAAAGTTTTTCCGGAGAATACGAGCATTTTTTAGGTTTTGACAGAGTTTTTTTAAGTATTCTTAAGGAAAAATTAAGAGAGCAAAAATATAAAGACGGCTGGTTTGAAATTGAAGAAGTTAATTTAAGAAAGGCCGATGCTCTTGTAAAATTTAAGGGGATAGACAACCCCGAAGCCGCCAAGTGTTTGACGGGTTCGGAATTGTTTATTCCTAGGGACAAGGCCGCCCCCCTTGATGAGGGCGAAGTTTATGTCCATGATCTTTGTAATTGTAATCTTGTATGCGAAGGAACTCTTGTTGGAAAAATAACAAGTGTAGCAGAAGGCGGAGGCGGTTACCTCTTAGAAATAGCCGGAAAAACCTCCGAGGCTGCTGCGGAATCGAGCTTTTATGTTCCCTTTAACAAGGAATTTATCGGAAAAATCGACTTAAAAGCCAAAACCGTGGAGCTCATGCACCGCTGGATTCTTGAATGAGATTCGATGTGCTGACCTTATTCCCCGAAATACCCGAAGCTTTTTTTAAAACTTCGATTATGGCCAAGGCTGTAGAAAAGGGAATTATTAGCTGCAACTTGGTAAACATCAGAGACTTTGCTTTCGACAAGCACCGCTCATGCGATGACATCGTTTACGGCGGAGGGGCCGGAATGTTACTCTTACCGGAACCTTTGAGCCTCGCATTGGACTCGGTTAATGCTTCTTCAAAACGGGTAATATATGTTACTCCGTCCGGGAAGCCTTTTAACCAAGAGCTGGCAAAAGAGTTTTCTTCAGAAGAAGCTCTCGTCTTTGTCTGCGGAAGATATGAAGGAATCGATCAGAGAATTATCGACGAGTATGTTGATGATGAAATCTCGGTCGGCGACTATGTTATGTCCTCAGGCGAGCTTGCAGCCCTAGTGATAATCGATGCGGTTTACCGCCTGATAGACGGAGTTATTTCCGGCGAGTCGCTTGAAGAAGAAAGTTTTTCAGGATTTTTGCTTGAGTACCCGCAATATACAAGACCAAGAAATTTTAAGGGAAAAGAGGTTCCCGAAGTGCTCCTTTCAGGACACCATCTAAATATCCATAAGTGGAGGCTAAAAAAGCGTATCGAAAAAACGCTTAAAACTAGGCCCGATCTTATCGAAAAGGCAAGAAATTGCGGGATGTGGACAAAGGAAGCAGAAAAAATACTTAAGGAGTTTGAAAATGAGTGATCTGATTATGAAAATTGAAGCTCAGCAAAAGGCTGAAAACCCTCCCGTTTTCCGTGTAGGAGATACGGTTAAAGTTCACTTTAAAATCGTTGAAGGAAAGACCGAGCGAATTCAGGTTTATGAAGGCTTGGTAATCTGTTTTAAAAATTCCGGAATCGGAAGAACATTTACCGTACGAAAAAATTCTTACGGTGTAGGGGTTGAACGAGTTTTCCCCCTTCATTCACCTCGAATTGCTAAGGTTGAAGTTGTACGCCCCGGAAAGGTACGCCGAGCTAAACTTTACTATATCAGGGATAAGGTAGGTAAGGCTGCTAAGATTAAGACCCTTATCACCAAAAAGAACTCATAAATTTCGAGTTTAAACTTTTAAATCGGCAAAAAATTTGTGATTTATACGGACGGTACAAAAGTTTTTTTTACCGCCTCAAGACGGGCTGCCTCAGGTTCGATGAGCTTAAAAAACGGCGATATTGTAAACGCTAAAATTTTAAGCTTAAAGACGGATGGAGCAGCCCGTATTTTTTTTAACGGAAATATTTTTGAGGGAAATGTTTCAGGAAGCCTAAAGGAAGGCGACAGTCTGAAAATGAGAGTTGTCATCGACTCTGACAAAGTTCTTCTCATTCCCGAAAAAGGAGATGACGCTTCTTCTTCAAAAGACATATTTTCTAAACTTGGACTTCCGCAAAACGAATTGACTTCAAGTATTCTTGCCTTTTTTACGGCGATAGAAAGCCGCCTTGATGAAAAATCGATAAACCGCATTTTTAACTTTTTGCACAAAAAGACGGCAGGTAAGGCATCAGACCGAGCCTCTTTAAAGGAAAAGGAAAAAAGCGCCTTTGCCGCCTCTCTTATCGAAAGCAAGGGCATTGAACTTTCTGATGAGCTTTTTTCGCAAATCTATGAAGCCATTTTCGGAGGCGGCAAAGAAAAAAATGATGATGAAGTTTTGGAGATGATAAATCACTTAAAAGGTGATGGCCTTCATTGGATAATCCTTCCCTTTGACAGAGAATT of the Treponema denticola ATCC 35405 genome contains:
- a CDS encoding segregation and condensation protein A; amino-acid sequence: MSTQTLSHIDTQEVSYSNTEFKVHNFEGPLDLLLFLINKNEVNIYDIPIAEITEQYLEYLDYAIEPDLDNLVDFYSMAANLIYIKSRMLLPVEVSVDDEDIEDPRSELVDKLIEYQKYKKLSELMEEKESEAEWFFERKKIQHALPFGEEELWERVDTWDLLKTFSQLMSNYKAEHILDLYEEVSVNEKITLMNEFLEKKGECMFTDLIVRKGNLMDVVCAFMAILEAVKFKMASIWQNRMFGDIKIRPWEQDNGSEL
- the rplS gene encoding 50S ribosomal protein L19, which translates into the protein MSDLIMKIEAQQKAENPPVFRVGDTVKVHFKIVEGKTERIQVYEGLVICFKNSGIGRTFTVRKNSYGVGVERVFPLHSPRIAKVEVVRPGKVRRAKLYYIRDKVGKAAKIKTLITKKNS
- a CDS encoding pseudouridine synthase, which codes for MIDEIRLQVYLARCGVASRRASENLILNGRVSVDGKIITELGIKVSGKEKICLDGKQIFPEAEKRYILLNKPEGYVCSLADEKDRPIAASLLKDTYTERLYNIGRLDMLSGGAILFTNDGDFSAKVEHPSSEIEKEYEVITVFEYPDEILQKFLRGVRIEGVFYKALSAERISKNKMRIVLIEGKNREIRRVLKFFNIKIKKLTRVRIGCVYLADLPSGKHRPLTSEEIKGLLG
- the recA gene encoding recombinase RecA, with translation MAKAKNEVPAVANPDDKLKALEAARLQIEKQFGQGSLMKLGNNSAIGNIEIIPSGSILLDEALGIGGYPRGRIIEIFGPESSGKTTIALHAVAEAQKQGGIAAFIDAEHALDPQYAKALGVNIDELWVSQPDTGEQALEIAESLVRSGAVDVIVIDSVAALTPQAEIAGEMGDSHMGLQARLMSQALRKLTAIIGKSNCMIIFINQIRMKIGVMFGSPETTTGGNALKFYASVRLDVRKIETLGKDDDEAWGNKIRVKVVKNKVAPPFRKVEMEILFGKGVCPYGSLLDSAVKQEIIGKSGSWYSYGDDKIGQGRPNAVKFLEENIDIAQKIEKELREKLFPGRPFVSSFVEKTKEQKEAQEKAVEALKKEEGSKEDALTGNKDETDDSAQKNSAASKAKRAEVVGLPADDSLF
- the cobT gene encoding nicotinate-nucleotide--dimethylbenzimidazole phosphoribosyltransferase, with the translated sequence MSILENTLNSIKPVSEEEGKKAKLFWDSLAHPPGSLGALEEMTVRLAKIKGFDNLKIDKKITAVFCADNGVYAEKITSQPQITTFLLAEIMHTGKTGLGTISKWAESGIRVYDVGMIKTSERKNVINKKIKFGTENIAQGPAMSRKDCIRMIETGIEAAFEIADEGFDIAGIGELGICNTTTTAAVLSGLCGVEPELTVGRGASTTEAMYELKIKIVKKAIEINAPKKGDSIDCISKVGGFDIAAMCGCYIGLAARGIPAVIDGYISSLAALCAVNLNPLVRDYLFASHKSEERGAKICTAELGIEPVLSMKMRLGEGSGCPLLFKMLEGAVFTMQNMGKFTETMIDGADLVDIRKEQNP
- the rpsP gene encoding 30S ribosomal protein S16, which encodes MVKIRLKRLGTKKRPYYRIVVQDVREPRNGKTIDEVGIYHPIETAEKQISFDADKVRNWLGKGAQPTDTVRRLLNKKEFTL
- the trmD gene encoding tRNA (guanosine(37)-N1)-methyltransferase TrmD, producing the protein MRFDVLTLFPEIPEAFFKTSIMAKAVEKGIISCNLVNIRDFAFDKHRSCDDIVYGGGAGMLLLPEPLSLALDSVNASSKRVIYVTPSGKPFNQELAKEFSSEEALVFVCGRYEGIDQRIIDEYVDDEISVGDYVMSSGELAALVIIDAVYRLIDGVISGESLEEESFSGFLLEYPQYTRPRNFKGKEVPEVLLSGHHLNIHKWRLKKRIEKTLKTRPDLIEKARNCGMWTKEAEKILKEFENE
- a CDS encoding helix-turn-helix domain-containing protein, which codes for MQNGSICQDFIVNLTQKQVSEKVGMKNVYSYQRLEKKSNPSLQMIKKITSIFPAIKLEMLF
- a CDS encoding bifunctional metallophosphatase/5'-nucleotidase yields the protein MKKRLTFILISVFVIFSFTSCLETRVKESGVRSKREMLATGKQSDEVKLTHAVIRKGEAGKDNVTLTFGVTGDVHGRLYPFEYAVCEEVPGAGFSKTFTLAQELRKENPNTVLIDVGDTVQDNNAELFNDLETHPMIQALNYMNYDIWVLGNHEFNFEKEFLARNIRNFNGAVLSANIRNEKDKSFFVLPYQLLEVEGVRIAVVGLIPPHIPMWESSSPSHFKGLTFEEPLDAARRTVDSLKGQYDVLVGAFHLGRNAEYGSTGGVIEIAKQIPEFDIIFGGHEHARYASIVDGADGDKTWIIEPGAYGWALAVGEIKVKKEKDKWKVVSVKAENRETKNVLPNKPMEEEFKFVHQTSLSDANTVIGNITEDFIKRVDYITGEDKVTTMPTIQLEDTALIDLINNVQLYYTKADVSSAAAFRSDMNLKAGLFKKKDVAFIYKYANTLMGVNITGENLLKYMEWSASYYNTTKKGDVTISFDPKIRSYNYDMFEGLTYDIDISQAPENRIKNARIKGKPIDPKKNYKLAVNNYRFGTLTKLGLISEKDVYYDSYMKMQDAGRIRDLIVKYVKEVSKGVIKPVTNNNWKIIGFDPDVKGKEEILNKIRSGEIKIPKSEDGRTPNVKSINIYELK
- the scpB gene encoding SMC-Scp complex subunit ScpB, whose amino-acid sequence is MVQNYNLEKEISLVEAILYLEGDPLTDEALCKISGLSPEIVSDAIKALQESYASPQSGIELAKMMGGWVIMPKKDLWEHLKDRYGKKNEGRLSRAAMETLSIIAYSQPVTRAEIEAIRGVSADNMIRLLIEKDLIKEVGKKDVPGKPAMFGTTKEFLKIFRLNSIADLPKLDETERERFELAR
- a CDS encoding type II toxin-antitoxin system VapB family antitoxin gives rise to the protein MATNLAINEELLDTAYKIGGYSTKKETVNTALEEFIKRRKSEDLIKLFGQVEYDPHYNYKKMRLR
- a CDS encoding alpha/beta hydrolase, coding for MFKFKNFRFTTAVLFLFSALSLYGADLEIKAEGTVLAGTLLFPKAEKAVSVCIIVPGSGPIDRDGNSGFNLRADTYKLLAEGLAENGIASFRYDKRGVGKSLPAQFKEEDIRFETNVQDLKAIISHLKSLKKFKKIFLIGHSEGSLVSILCAKTEKVDGFISIAGVGKNSADLILEQIEKNPANPKALINSSKQIIEKLKGGKMEENVPLVLNSLFRKSVQPYLISWFKYEPKKEIAQLKIPVLVIQGGNDIQVGVEDSKLLSSAKEGIELKIIEKMTHTLKEINSPQEQMKTYIDPSYPISKDLVLAITEFVNKN
- a CDS encoding KH domain-containing protein, with amino-acid sequence MQKDLIEYIAKSLVDDPSAVTVSESENEKGTVIELKVASGDIGKVIGKQGRIAKSIRTLLSASAGKSGKRYSLEIVD
- the rimM gene encoding ribosome maturation factor RimM (Essential for efficient processing of 16S rRNA), translated to MDLLATGRIRGTFGIEGFVKVESFSGEYEHFLGFDRVFLSILKEKLREQKYKDGWFEIEEVNLRKADALVKFKGIDNPEAAKCLTGSELFIPRDKAAPLDEGEVYVHDLCNCNLVCEGTLVGKITSVAEGGGGYLLEIAGKTSEAAAESSFYVPFNKEFIGKIDLKAKTVELMHRWILE